A genomic segment from Synchiropus splendidus isolate RoL2022-P1 chromosome 18, RoL_Sspl_1.0, whole genome shotgun sequence encodes:
- the LOC128749769 gene encoding neurotensin receptor type 1-like, producing MNGGASESASSVSDIKPALLCLPRALQSPAAAPAASMDVNATLPAPRDPFAVARGILGNLSFSNLTPAAGAGEEDLEVNTDVYSKVMVTVIYVALFALGSLGNSVTLYTLLTKKTLQNLQSTVHYHLASLAVSDLLILVLSMPIELYNFIWFHHPWVFGDAVCRGYYFLRDSCSYATALNIASLSVERYMAICHPFKAKSIMSRSRTKKLISAMWLASFALATPMLFTMGQVTRRGESICTATVSQVTVKTVLQVNALLSFLVPMVAISILNGVIANQLLRMFREAEQEKRVCVVAGNRTELNATVEPNRAQSLRHGVLLLRVVVLAFVLCWLPYHARRLMFCYVSDWSDQLYDFYHYFYMLTNVLFYISSAINPILYNLVSATYRQVFFSTLRYAFLPCHRAPRRLSRPLTRHSISTSSNHTVSTNMVRETAY from the exons ATGAATGGCGGCGCAAGCGAGTCCGCCTCCTCCGTGTCCGACATAAAACCCGCTCTCCTCTGCCTCCCGCGCGCACTGCAGAGTCCAGCCGCTGCCCCCGCAGCCTCCATGGATGTGAACGCCACGCTGCCGGCGCCACGCGACCCGTTCGCTGTGGCGCGGGGAATCCTCGGGAACCTGTCCTTCAGCAACCTCACGCCCGCGGCCGGCGCGGGTGAGGAGGACCTGGAGGTCAACACGGATGTTTACTCCAAAGTGATGGTGACTGTCATCTACGTGGCTCTGTTCGCGCTCGGCTCGCTCGGGAACTCGGTCACTCTCTACACGCTGCTGACCAAGAAGACGCTGCAGAACCTGCAGAGCACCGTCCACTACCACCTGGCCAGCCTCGCCGTGTCCGACCTGCTGATCCTCGTCCTGTCCATGCCCATCGAGCTCTACAACTTCATCTGGTTCCACCACCCGTGGGTGTTCGGGGACGCGGTGTGCCGGGGTTACTACTTCCTCCGGGACAGCTGCTCCTACGCCACCGCGCTCAACATCGCCAGCCTGAGCGTGGAGCGCTACATGGCCATTTGCCACCCGTTTAAAGCCAAAAGCATCATGTCCCGCAGCCGCACCAAGAAGCTCATCAGCGCCATGTGGCTGGCGTCCTTCGCCCTGGCCACGCCGATGCTCTTCACCATGGGTCAGGTGACGCGCAGAGGGGAGAGCATCTGCACCGCCACCGTGTCTCAGGTCACCGTGAAGACGGTGCTGCAG GTCAACgcgctcctctccttcctggtaCCGATGGTGGCCATATCCATCCTGAACGGCGTCATCGCCAACCAGCTCCTGCGGATGTTCCGCGAGGCCGAGCAGGAAAAGCGCGTCTGCGTGGTGGCGGGGAACCGCACGGAGCTGAACGCCACCGTGGAGCCCAACCGCGCGCAGTCGCTGCGCCACGGCGTCCTCCTGCTGC GTGTGGTGGTCCTGGCCTTCGTGCTCTGCTGGCTGCCCTACCACGCTCGCCGCCTCATGTTCTGCTACGTGTCCGACTGGTCCGA CCAGCTGTATGACTTCTACCACTACTTCTACATGCTGACCAACGTGCTCTTCTACATCAGCTCGGCCATCAACCCCATCCTCTACAACCTGGTGTCGGCCACCTACCGGCAGGTCTTCTTCTCCACCCTGCGCTACGCCTTCCTGCCCTGCCACCGTGCGCCGCGGCGGCTCTCCCGCCCGCTGACCCGCCACTCCATCAGCACATCCAGCAACCACACCGTCTCCACCAACATGGTCAGGGAGACGGCCTATTGA
- the LOC128749733 gene encoding SRSF protein kinase 1-like isoform X1, whose amino-acid sequence MERKVLALQARKKRGKAKKSSKKQPANTRSRQQPQPEASPQEPEEPEEILGSDDEEQEDPNDYCKGGYHHVKVGDLYNGKYHVIRKLGWGHFSTVWLAWDTQMKRFVAMKVVKSAEHYTETAVDEIKLLRSVRNSDPDDPKREMVVQMVDDFKISGVNGTHVCMVFEVLGHHLLKWIIKSNYQGLPLPCVKSIIRQVLQGLDYLHTKCQIIHTDIKPENILMSVEEPYIRKLAAEATEWQRAGAPPPSGSAISTAPAPKQAVKMSKNKKKKLKKKQKRQAELLEKCIMDLEEMEKTTETREEEEEPRSPKGRVCAPLRQVSLQDRGHEEAEGSGINGDVGSPGPDGRTEVNCNGHKDQHNGNTEPADQHVSQEEACADFPSCSKANGLDPAQDKGPNSDDENRQHSAALEEGELEQEGHQEDDEEEEEENGTRCRYRTQESLRNDKLTAGSLLVNPLEPLNADKIKVKIADLGNACWVHKHFTEDIQTRQYRSLEVLIGAGYSTPADIWSTACMAFELATGDYLFEPHSGEDYSRDEDHLALMIELLGKIPRHYALSGKYSQEYFTKRGDLKHITKLKPWGLLEVLVDKYEWPHQEAECFADFLLPMLELIPEKRATATECLHHPWLAL is encoded by the exons ATGGAGAGAAAAG TGTTGGCGCTGCAGGCCAGGAAAAAGAGAGGTAAAGCAAAGAAGAGCAGCAAAAA GCAGCCAGCCAACACTCGGAGTCGACAGCAGCCACAGCCTGAAGCTTCACCTCAGGaaccagaggaacctgaggagatTCTGGGTTCTGatgatgaggagcaggaggatcCCAACGACTACTGTAAAG GTGGCTACCACCACGTGAAAGTGGGCGACCTTTACAACGGAAAGTACCATGTGATCCGGAAGCTGGGCTGGGGTCACTTCTCCACCGTGTGGCTCGCCTGGGATACTCA GATGAAGAGGTTTGTTGcgatgaaggtggtgaagagTGCAGAGCACTACACAGAGACGGCTGTGGATGAGATCAAACTCCTCAGATCA GTCAGAAATTCAGACCCCGATGACCCCAAACGTGAAATGGTGGTGCAGATGGTGGACGATTTCAAGATCTCTGGAGTCAATGGAACTC ATGTGTGTATGGTGTTTGAGGTCCTGGGACATCACTTACTGAAGTGGATCATAAAATCCAACTACCAGGGTTTGCCTCTGCCCTGCGTGAAGAGCATCATCCGCCAG GTTCTCCAGGGCCTCGACTATTTGCACACCAAGTGTCAGATCATCCACACCGACATAAAACCTGAGAACATTCTGATGAGTGTCGAGGAGCCGTACATCCGAAAACTCGCAGCAGAAGCCACTGAGTGGCAGCGGGCCGGAGCTCCGCCTCCCTCTGGATCGGCAA TCAGCACGGCTCCTGCTCCCAAACAG GCTGtgaaaatgtccaaaaacaagaaaaagaagttaaaaaagaagcagaagcGTCAGGCCGAGCTGCTGGAGAAATGCATCATGGACCTGGAGGAGATGGAAAAGACCACAGAGACtcgagaggaagaggaagagccgCGGTCTCCGAAGGGCCGAGTGTGTGCTCCTCTCAGGCAGGTGTCTCTGCAGGACCGAGGACACGAGGAAGCAGAAG GAAGCGGGATAAATGGAGACGTGGGGAGTCCGGGACCAGACGGGCGGACAGAGGTGAACTGTAACGGCCACAAAGACCAACACAACGGCAACACAGAGCCTGCGGACCAGCACGTCAGTCAGGAAGAGGCTTGTGCCGACTTTCCCTCCTGCTCCAAGGCCAACGGCTTGGATCCAGCCCAAGACAAGGGACCGAACTCTGACGACGAGAACAGACAACACTCCGCTGCCCTGGAAgagggagagctggagcaggaaggCCAtcaggaggatgatgaggaggaggaggaggagaatgggACCAGATGCCGGTACAGGACCCAGGAGAGCCTGAGGAACG ACAAGCTTACAGCAGGATCCCTGCTGGTGAACCCCCTTGAGCCACTCAACGCAGACAAGATCAAGGTCAAGATTGCAGACTTGGGAAACGCCTGCTGGGTG CACAAGCACTTTACGGAGGACATCCAGACCCGACAGTACCGGTCACTGGAGGTTCTTATCGGTGCGGGCTACAGCACGCCCGCCGACATCTGGAGTACGGCCTGCATG GCCTTCGAACTCGCCACAGGAGACTACTTGTTTGAGCCACATTCTGGAGAAGACTACTCCAGGGACGAAG ACCATCTTGCTCTCATGATAGAGTTGCTGGGTAAAATCCCTCGTCACTACGCCCTGAGTGGGAAATACTCCCAGGAATACTTCACCAAGAGAG GTGACTTGAAGCACATCACCAAGCTGAAGCCGTGGGGGCTGCTGGAGGTGCTGGTGGACAAGTACGAGTGGCCGCACCAAGAAGCCGAGTGCTTCGCCGACTTCCTGCTCCCCATGTTGGAGCTGATCCCCGAGAAACGAGCCACGGCCACCGAGTGCTTACACCACCCCTGGCTCGCCCTCTAG
- the LOC128749733 gene encoding SRSF protein kinase 1-like isoform X2 produces MIRQPANTRSRQQPQPEASPQEPEEPEEILGSDDEEQEDPNDYCKGGYHHVKVGDLYNGKYHVIRKLGWGHFSTVWLAWDTQMKRFVAMKVVKSAEHYTETAVDEIKLLRSVRNSDPDDPKREMVVQMVDDFKISGVNGTHVCMVFEVLGHHLLKWIIKSNYQGLPLPCVKSIIRQVLQGLDYLHTKCQIIHTDIKPENILMSVEEPYIRKLAAEATEWQRAGAPPPSGSAISTAPAPKQAVKMSKNKKKKLKKKQKRQAELLEKCIMDLEEMEKTTETREEEEEPRSPKGRVCAPLRQVSLQDRGHEEAEGSGINGDVGSPGPDGRTEVNCNGHKDQHNGNTEPADQHVSQEEACADFPSCSKANGLDPAQDKGPNSDDENRQHSAALEEGELEQEGHQEDDEEEEEENGTRCRYRTQESLRNDKLTAGSLLVNPLEPLNADKIKVKIADLGNACWVHKHFTEDIQTRQYRSLEVLIGAGYSTPADIWSTACMAFELATGDYLFEPHSGEDYSRDEDHLALMIELLGKIPRHYALSGKYSQEYFTKRGDLKHITKLKPWGLLEVLVDKYEWPHQEAECFADFLLPMLELIPEKRATATECLHHPWLAL; encoded by the exons ATGATTCG GCAGCCAGCCAACACTCGGAGTCGACAGCAGCCACAGCCTGAAGCTTCACCTCAGGaaccagaggaacctgaggagatTCTGGGTTCTGatgatgaggagcaggaggatcCCAACGACTACTGTAAAG GTGGCTACCACCACGTGAAAGTGGGCGACCTTTACAACGGAAAGTACCATGTGATCCGGAAGCTGGGCTGGGGTCACTTCTCCACCGTGTGGCTCGCCTGGGATACTCA GATGAAGAGGTTTGTTGcgatgaaggtggtgaagagTGCAGAGCACTACACAGAGACGGCTGTGGATGAGATCAAACTCCTCAGATCA GTCAGAAATTCAGACCCCGATGACCCCAAACGTGAAATGGTGGTGCAGATGGTGGACGATTTCAAGATCTCTGGAGTCAATGGAACTC ATGTGTGTATGGTGTTTGAGGTCCTGGGACATCACTTACTGAAGTGGATCATAAAATCCAACTACCAGGGTTTGCCTCTGCCCTGCGTGAAGAGCATCATCCGCCAG GTTCTCCAGGGCCTCGACTATTTGCACACCAAGTGTCAGATCATCCACACCGACATAAAACCTGAGAACATTCTGATGAGTGTCGAGGAGCCGTACATCCGAAAACTCGCAGCAGAAGCCACTGAGTGGCAGCGGGCCGGAGCTCCGCCTCCCTCTGGATCGGCAA TCAGCACGGCTCCTGCTCCCAAACAG GCTGtgaaaatgtccaaaaacaagaaaaagaagttaaaaaagaagcagaagcGTCAGGCCGAGCTGCTGGAGAAATGCATCATGGACCTGGAGGAGATGGAAAAGACCACAGAGACtcgagaggaagaggaagagccgCGGTCTCCGAAGGGCCGAGTGTGTGCTCCTCTCAGGCAGGTGTCTCTGCAGGACCGAGGACACGAGGAAGCAGAAG GAAGCGGGATAAATGGAGACGTGGGGAGTCCGGGACCAGACGGGCGGACAGAGGTGAACTGTAACGGCCACAAAGACCAACACAACGGCAACACAGAGCCTGCGGACCAGCACGTCAGTCAGGAAGAGGCTTGTGCCGACTTTCCCTCCTGCTCCAAGGCCAACGGCTTGGATCCAGCCCAAGACAAGGGACCGAACTCTGACGACGAGAACAGACAACACTCCGCTGCCCTGGAAgagggagagctggagcaggaaggCCAtcaggaggatgatgaggaggaggaggaggagaatgggACCAGATGCCGGTACAGGACCCAGGAGAGCCTGAGGAACG ACAAGCTTACAGCAGGATCCCTGCTGGTGAACCCCCTTGAGCCACTCAACGCAGACAAGATCAAGGTCAAGATTGCAGACTTGGGAAACGCCTGCTGGGTG CACAAGCACTTTACGGAGGACATCCAGACCCGACAGTACCGGTCACTGGAGGTTCTTATCGGTGCGGGCTACAGCACGCCCGCCGACATCTGGAGTACGGCCTGCATG GCCTTCGAACTCGCCACAGGAGACTACTTGTTTGAGCCACATTCTGGAGAAGACTACTCCAGGGACGAAG ACCATCTTGCTCTCATGATAGAGTTGCTGGGTAAAATCCCTCGTCACTACGCCCTGAGTGGGAAATACTCCCAGGAATACTTCACCAAGAGAG GTGACTTGAAGCACATCACCAAGCTGAAGCCGTGGGGGCTGCTGGAGGTGCTGGTGGACAAGTACGAGTGGCCGCACCAAGAAGCCGAGTGCTTCGCCGACTTCCTGCTCCCCATGTTGGAGCTGATCCCCGAGAAACGAGCCACGGCCACCGAGTGCTTACACCACCCCTGGCTCGCCCTCTAG
- the lhfpl5b gene encoding LHFPL tetraspan subfamily member 5b, with protein MDLLPAQEAAKIYHTNYVRNSRAIGVMWAVFTICFVIITVVVFIQPFWIGDSVNTPQAGYFGLFHYCIGNALTSELTCKGSVLDFNSIPSPAFRTAMFFVGTSMLLIVGTMVCFSLFFFCNAGNVYKICAWMQLASAALMVMGCMIYPDGWDAPEVKRMCGQRTDKYSLGNCTVRWAYILAIISILDALLLALLSFTLGNRQDKLLPDDFEVEGTGEWV; from the exons ATGGATCTGCTCCCGGCTCAGGAGGCGGCTAAAATCTACCACACCAACTATGTCCGAAACTCCAGAGCCATCGGCGTCATGTGGGCGGTCTTCACCATCTGCTTCGTCATCATCACCGTGGTGGTCTTCATCCAGCCCTTCTGGATCGGCGACAGCGTCAACACGCCTCAGGCGGGCTACTTCGGCCTCTTCCACTACTGCATCGGCAACGCCCTGACCTCCGAGCTGACCTGCAAGGGCAGCGTGCTGGACTTCAACTCCATCCCGTCCCCGGCCTTCAGGACCGCCATGTTCTTCGTGGGGACGTCCATGCTGCTGATCGTGGGCACCATGGTCTGCttcagcctcttcttcttctgcaacGCCGGGAACGTTTACAAGATCTGCGCCTGGATGCAGCTGGCCTCAG CCGCTCTGATGGTGATGGGCTGCATGATCTACCCGGATGGCTGGGACGCGCCCGAGGTAAAGCGGATGTGCGGCCAGAGGACCGACAAGTACAGTCTGGGCAACTGCACGGTGCGCTGGGCCTACATCTTGGCCATCATCAGCATCCTGGATGCGCTGCTGCTGGCGCTCCTCTCCTTCACACTCGGAAACCGGCAGGACAAGCTGCTGCCCGACGACTTTGAGGTGGAGGGAACAGGTGAGTGGGTCTAG